Proteins encoded within one genomic window of Glycine soja cultivar W05 chromosome 1, ASM419377v2, whole genome shotgun sequence:
- the LOC114411098 gene encoding uncharacterized protein LOC114411098 isoform X2, producing the protein MQAFRRRITTTTISKAKQFSALPYIIAGEVPATRRWWSSRKSRSGEDEWNEAWETAWLPDDLTPKTRAPWESDVNFPSSSAPAAEDGDEETKAFVAEMNENWNERRKGSKEKEKREENGALYSLENMKNDYRLKKQRMHAGLWMKEIEKLEEAKLGDSDIAGGDDIQRLLDSCSDIFDPGNNNLNNAHVQTSDFKNMPDGWETISKNQEGNVWEMSQREEDILLQEFERRIAYSKFQLVCRLLVLSRLIYLAGGGQLMGGNI; encoded by the exons ATGCAAGCGTTTCGACGAAGAATCACAACAACGACAATCTCCAAGGCGAAGCAATTCAGCGCTCTTCCGTACATTATCGCCGGCGAAGTTCCGGCGACTAGACGGTGGTGGTCGAGCCGCAAGTCCCGGAGCGGCGAGGACGAGTGGAACGAGGCGTGGGAGACGGCGTGGCTTCCGGACGACCTGACGCCGAAAACGCGTGCTCCGTGGGAGAGCGACGTCAACTTCCCTTCCTCCTCCGCCCCTGCCGCCGAGGACGGCGACGAGGAGACGAAGGCATTCGTGGCGGAGATGAACGAGAATTGGAACGAGCGGCGGAAAGGATcgaaggagaaggagaagagagaagagaacgGCGCGCTTTACAGCTTGGAGAATATGAAAAATGATTACCGGTTGAAGAAGCAGAGGATGCACGCTGGCTTGTGGATGAAGGAGATTGAGAAGCTCGAGGAAGCGAAATTGGGCGATTCTGACATTGCTGGTGGTGATGACATTCAGAGATTGCTTGATAGTTGCTCCGA CATTTTTGACCCTGGCAATAATAATCTCAACAATGCGCATGTTCAAACTTCTGATTTCAAAAACATGCCTGATGGATGGGAAACAATATCAAAAAATCAAGAAGGAAATGTGTGGGAGATGTCCCAGAGAGAAGAAGATATACTTCTCCAGGAATTTGAACGACGTATTGCCTATAGCAAATTTCAG CTTGTATGCAGATTGCTAGTTTTATCAAGACTCATATATTTAGCCGGAGGAGGCCAATTGATGGGTGGAAATATATGA
- the LOC114411098 gene encoding uncharacterized protein LOC114411098 isoform X1 has protein sequence MQAFRRRITTTTISKAKQFSALPYIIAGEVPATRRWWSSRKSRSGEDEWNEAWETAWLPDDLTPKTRAPWESDVNFPSSSAPAAEDGDEETKAFVAEMNENWNERRKGSKEKEKREENGALYSLENMKNDYRLKKQRMHAGLWMKEIEKLEEAKLGDSDIAGGDDIQRLLDSCSDIFDPGNNNLNNAHVQTSDFKNMPDGWETISKNQEGNVWEMSQREEDILLQEFERRIAYSKFQIASFIKTHIFSRRRPIDGWKYMIELVGPNAKRGKGSVSRVPSLSDPSTQPFKEEKNSVDKTYVPRERR, from the exons ATGCAAGCGTTTCGACGAAGAATCACAACAACGACAATCTCCAAGGCGAAGCAATTCAGCGCTCTTCCGTACATTATCGCCGGCGAAGTTCCGGCGACTAGACGGTGGTGGTCGAGCCGCAAGTCCCGGAGCGGCGAGGACGAGTGGAACGAGGCGTGGGAGACGGCGTGGCTTCCGGACGACCTGACGCCGAAAACGCGTGCTCCGTGGGAGAGCGACGTCAACTTCCCTTCCTCCTCCGCCCCTGCCGCCGAGGACGGCGACGAGGAGACGAAGGCATTCGTGGCGGAGATGAACGAGAATTGGAACGAGCGGCGGAAAGGATcgaaggagaaggagaagagagaagagaacgGCGCGCTTTACAGCTTGGAGAATATGAAAAATGATTACCGGTTGAAGAAGCAGAGGATGCACGCTGGCTTGTGGATGAAGGAGATTGAGAAGCTCGAGGAAGCGAAATTGGGCGATTCTGACATTGCTGGTGGTGATGACATTCAGAGATTGCTTGATAGTTGCTCCGA CATTTTTGACCCTGGCAATAATAATCTCAACAATGCGCATGTTCAAACTTCTGATTTCAAAAACATGCCTGATGGATGGGAAACAATATCAAAAAATCAAGAAGGAAATGTGTGGGAGATGTCCCAGAGAGAAGAAGATATACTTCTCCAGGAATTTGAACGACGTATTGCCTATAGCAAATTTCAG ATTGCTAGTTTTATCAAGACTCATATATTTAGCCGGAGGAGGCCAATTGATGGGTGGAAATATATGATTGAGTTGGTGGGACCAAATGCTAAGAGAGGGAAGGGTAGTGTTTCTAGAGTACCAAGTCTATCCGATCCCTCTACCCAACCATTTAAGGAGGAGAAAAATTCAGTTGATAAGACTTATGTACCCCGTGAGAGAAGGTAG
- the LOC114411109 gene encoding HVA22-like protein c: MGASGNNFLQVVAKNFDVLALPLVTLVYPLYASIKAIETRSSTDDQQWLTYWVLYSLITLFELTFAKVLEVLAIWPYAKLILSCWLVLPNFNGAAHVYRHYVRPFYMNPQMPQMPQIPGTSQMWYVPRKNIFSKQDDVLTAAERYMEEHGTEAFERLITKADREARARRNGNYMIFDDDYID; encoded by the exons ATGGGTGCTTCTGGCAACAATTTTCTCCAAGTGGTCGCCAAGAACTTCGATGTTCTTGCTCT GCCCTTGGTCACCCTTGTTTACCCTTT ATATGCTTCAATCAAGGCCATAGAGACCAGGTCTAGTACTGATGATCAGCAATGGCTGACTTATTGGGTTCTCTATTCATTGATCACACTCTTCGAGCTCACATTTGCCAAAGTTCTTGAAGT GCTTGCCATATGGCCCTATGCCAAGTTGATACTCAGTTGCTGGTTGGTTCTTCCAAACTTTAATGGGGCAGCACATGTTTATAGGCACTATGTTAGACCATTCTATATGAATCCACAAATGCCTCAAATGCCTCAAATCCCAGGAACTTCTCAAATGTGGTATGTTCCTAGAAAGAACATCTTTAGTAAGCAGGATGATGTCCTTACTGCTGCTGAGAGATACATGGAAGAGCATGGAACAGAAGCATTTGAAAGACTCATAACCAAG GCTGACAGAGAAGCTAGAGCAAGGAGGAATGGAAATTATATGATCTTTGATGATGATTATATAGATTAA